From Eleftheria terrae, the proteins below share one genomic window:
- a CDS encoding VTT domain-containing protein — translation MNAPTPARAAPSLLQPGRNCLRIEPARRLAFLIDGQAYFSAVRAAIAQARQSIFILGWDIDSRMRLVPEGANDGFPEPLGEFLDAVVARGRGIKAHVLSWDFAMLFALEREWMTTYKMDWRTHRHLRFRLDDRHPFGASHHQKVVVVDDRVAFVGGFDLTRCRWDTSEHACGEPLRIDPDGKPYGPFHDVAAIVEGPVAAALGELARERWCRATGVRLKPPHPPSEGPGPWPARLAPDLTEVQVAIARTEPRFDRFESVEEIRQLHLDAIAAARREVFIENQYFSASSVGNALAQRLAEADGPDVVVVTPQRESGWLEESTMGVLRSRLHRRLLAADQHGRFRAYCPQIPDLGEKCLNVHSKVMTVDDELFTIGSANISNRSMGFDTECNLVVEAAAQDNPGAVERVRGAVALLRHRLLGEHLDVAPDVVAAALREHGRLTAAIESLRREGQRTLGHSHPEVPPELEALLPEQAFIDPEAPLEPERFVAEFVPREAKPRVSRRTLAMAAVVFGLGTVAAAWRFTPLQELLDLDTLMHAAERVREQPFAPLLALVAYVVAGLLAMPVTALIAVTGMVFGPALGLLYAITGSLLSAAATYGVGRALGRDLVRRFAGARINRLSRLLARRGVVAMTVVRLLPVAPFSLINVVAGASQISLRDFLLGTFLGMAPGICMTVLFIDRIAEAVREPGLGSFTLLAVVVALVVAAAILIRQRLVRAEEAAS, via the coding sequence ATGAATGCACCCACCCCCGCTCGCGCGGCGCCGTCGCTGCTGCAGCCGGGCCGCAATTGCTTGCGCATCGAGCCGGCGCGACGACTGGCCTTCCTGATCGACGGGCAGGCCTATTTCAGTGCTGTGCGCGCCGCCATTGCACAGGCCCGACAGTCCATCTTCATCCTTGGCTGGGACATCGACAGCCGCATGCGCCTGGTGCCCGAGGGCGCCAACGACGGCTTTCCCGAACCCCTGGGCGAGTTTCTCGACGCGGTGGTGGCCCGCGGCCGCGGCATCAAGGCCCATGTGCTGAGCTGGGACTTCGCCATGCTGTTCGCGCTTGAGCGCGAATGGATGACCACCTACAAGATGGACTGGCGGACCCACCGCCACCTGCGCTTCCGGCTCGACGATCGCCATCCCTTCGGCGCTTCGCACCACCAGAAGGTGGTGGTGGTGGACGACCGGGTCGCCTTCGTCGGCGGATTCGACCTGACACGCTGCCGCTGGGACACCTCCGAGCATGCCTGCGGCGAGCCGCTGCGCATCGACCCCGACGGCAAGCCCTACGGCCCCTTCCACGACGTGGCCGCCATCGTCGAAGGGCCGGTGGCCGCCGCGCTCGGCGAGTTGGCCCGGGAACGTTGGTGTCGTGCCACCGGAGTCAGGCTCAAGCCGCCCCATCCGCCCAGCGAAGGGCCGGGCCCCTGGCCGGCCCGGCTGGCGCCGGACCTGACCGAGGTACAGGTGGCCATCGCCCGCACCGAGCCGCGCTTCGACCGCTTCGAATCGGTGGAGGAGATCCGCCAGCTGCATCTGGACGCCATCGCCGCTGCGCGCCGCGAGGTGTTCATCGAGAACCAGTACTTCAGCGCCTCGAGTGTCGGCAACGCGCTGGCGCAGCGGCTGGCCGAGGCGGACGGCCCCGACGTGGTGGTGGTGACGCCGCAACGCGAAAGCGGCTGGCTGGAAGAAAGCACGATGGGCGTGCTGCGTTCCCGGCTGCACCGCCGCCTGCTGGCGGCCGACCAGCATGGCCGCTTTCGTGCCTACTGCCCGCAGATTCCCGATCTCGGCGAGAAGTGCCTGAACGTCCACAGCAAGGTGATGACGGTCGATGACGAGTTGTTCACCATCGGCTCGGCCAACATCTCCAACCGCTCGATGGGCTTCGACACCGAATGCAACCTGGTCGTCGAGGCCGCCGCCCAGGACAACCCCGGCGCGGTCGAGCGGGTGCGCGGGGCGGTCGCCCTGCTGCGCCATCGCCTGCTCGGCGAGCACCTGGACGTGGCTCCCGACGTGGTGGCCGCCGCCTTGCGGGAGCATGGCCGCCTGACCGCCGCCATCGAGAGCCTGCGACGAGAAGGCCAGCGCACCCTCGGCCATTCACACCCCGAAGTGCCGCCCGAGCTGGAGGCCCTGCTGCCGGAACAGGCCTTCATCGATCCCGAGGCGCCGCTGGAGCCCGAGCGTTTCGTGGCCGAGTTCGTCCCTCGCGAGGCCAAGCCCCGCGTCTCGCGCCGCACGCTGGCGATGGCCGCGGTGGTGTTCGGCCTTGGCACCGTGGCCGCGGCCTGGCGCTTCACGCCCTTGCAGGAGCTGCTCGACCTCGACACCCTGATGCATGCCGCGGAGCGGGTGCGTGAGCAGCCGTTTGCGCCACTGTTGGCACTGGTCGCGTATGTGGTGGCCGGCCTGCTCGCCATGCCGGTGACGGCCTTGATCGCGGTCACCGGCATGGTGTTCGGCCCGGCGCTCGGACTGCTGTACGCCATCACCGGCTCGCTGCTCAGTGCGGCCGCCACCTACGGCGTCGGCCGGGCCCTCGGCCGTGACCTGGTGCGGCGCTTCGCGGGGGCTCGCATCAACCGCCTGAGCCGGCTGCTGGCCCGGCGCGGCGTGGTGGCGATGACGGTGGTGCGGCTGCTGCCGGTGGCGCCGTTCTCGCTGATCAATGTGGTGGCCGGCGCCTCCCAGATCAGCCTGCGCGACTTCCTGCTCGGCACTTTCCTCGGCATGGCCCCGGGCATCTGCATGACGGTGCTGTTCATCGACCGCATCGCCGAAGCGGTGCGGGAGCCCGGCCTGGGCAGCTTCACCTTGCTGGCCGTGGTGGTGGCCCTGGTGGTGGCCGCCGCCATCCTGATCCGGCAGCGGTTGGTGCGCGCCGAGGAGGCGGCGTCCTGA
- the thiS gene encoding sulfur carrier protein ThiS — translation MNGFGDAATDAYVCASAPGALRVTVNGAPRHVDSGTTLEGLLQRLGHAPTSVATAVNGSFVPRAARASCRLQAGDSITCFEPIVGG, via the coding sequence ATGAACGGTTTTGGAGATGCAGCCACGGACGCCTATGTGTGTGCCTCGGCACCGGGCGCACTGCGGGTCACGGTCAACGGCGCGCCGCGCCATGTCGACAGCGGCACCACCCTGGAGGGGTTGCTGCAGCGCCTGGGGCACGCACCGACCTCGGTGGCGACCGCCGTCAACGGCAGCTTCGTGCCACGCGCGGCGCGTGCCAGCTGCCGGCTGCAGGCCGGCGACAGCATCACCTGTTTCGAACCCATCGTCGGAGGCTGA
- the thiD gene encoding bifunctional hydroxymethylpyrimidine kinase/phosphomethylpyrimidine kinase yields the protein MRPPIVWSVAGSDSGGGAGLQADLRAFDALEVHGCTAVAALTAQNSTAVQRIEAVSPAMLDAQLAALAQDLAPRAIKTGMLGGAEQVHCLVGWVDRLRQQQPLALVVDPVWRASSGAALGVGAWREAVIGQLLPRATVITPNRAEAAWLLGREAPLADAEVPAAAAALRRLGPAAVVVTGGDASREVSLDWLDSAQARGWLSLPRVNTQHHHGTGCVFAASMAAALAHGFCEADASVLGKMATTAALQHGYAAGQGAGPVRPMRGFARRAGALPGLHAEWPGPAAAFAPLQDRRLGLYAVVDSADWVERVLRAGVRTVQLRIKEAPRERLSREVERAVRAARSVQAQLFINDHWALAIEHGAYGVHLGQEDLEALSHSGLEMLRQAGLRLGLSTHSYWEVCRAQALSPSYIACGPIHATTTKDMPWLPQGPDNLAYWCHVLASPVVAIAGMDEARSHEAVRCGAAGVAVLRGVTQATDPEAAIAGLQQAIASAAAQPPWPVPALPRSTLPGPVAAGAPGPIH from the coding sequence ATGCGCCCTCCCATCGTCTGGAGCGTGGCGGGATCGGACAGCGGCGGCGGTGCCGGCCTGCAGGCCGACCTGAGGGCCTTCGACGCCCTGGAGGTGCACGGCTGCACTGCCGTGGCGGCACTCACGGCACAGAACTCCACCGCGGTACAGCGCATCGAGGCCGTGTCGCCGGCCATGCTGGACGCCCAGCTTGCCGCACTGGCGCAAGACCTGGCGCCGCGTGCCATCAAGACCGGCATGCTGGGCGGTGCCGAGCAGGTGCACTGCCTGGTGGGCTGGGTGGACCGCCTGCGCCAACAGCAGCCGCTTGCCCTGGTGGTGGACCCGGTGTGGCGCGCCAGCAGCGGCGCGGCCCTGGGGGTGGGCGCCTGGCGCGAGGCGGTGATCGGCCAACTGCTGCCGCGGGCCACGGTGATCACCCCCAACCGTGCCGAAGCTGCCTGGCTGCTGGGTCGCGAGGCGCCGCTGGCCGATGCAGAGGTGCCGGCGGCGGCAGCGGCGCTGCGCCGGCTGGGGCCCGCCGCGGTGGTGGTGACGGGCGGCGACGCCAGCCGTGAAGTGTCGCTCGACTGGCTGGACAGCGCGCAGGCCCGCGGCTGGCTCAGCCTGCCCCGGGTCAACACGCAGCATCACCATGGCACTGGGTGCGTGTTCGCCGCCTCGATGGCGGCGGCCCTGGCCCATGGCTTTTGCGAGGCCGATGCCAGCGTGCTCGGCAAGATGGCCACCACGGCGGCCTTGCAGCATGGCTACGCCGCCGGGCAGGGCGCCGGGCCGGTGCGGCCCATGCGCGGCTTTGCGCGGCGGGCAGGCGCCTTGCCCGGTCTGCATGCCGAGTGGCCCGGCCCGGCAGCGGCGTTTGCACCCTTGCAGGACCGGCGGCTTGGCCTGTATGCGGTGGTTGACAGTGCCGACTGGGTCGAGCGGGTGCTGCGCGCCGGGGTGCGCACGGTGCAGCTGCGCATCAAGGAGGCGCCGCGCGAGCGGCTGTCGCGCGAAGTGGAACGCGCGGTGCGCGCGGCCCGTTCGGTGCAGGCGCAGCTGTTCATCAACGACCACTGGGCGCTGGCCATCGAGCACGGCGCCTACGGCGTTCACCTGGGCCAGGAAGACCTGGAGGCCTTGAGCCACAGCGGGCTGGAGATGCTGCGCCAGGCCGGGCTGCGGCTCGGGCTGAGCACCCACAGCTACTGGGAGGTGTGTCGGGCACAGGCGCTGTCGCCCAGCTACATCGCCTGCGGGCCCATCCACGCCACCACGACCAAGGACATGCCCTGGCTCCCGCAGGGGCCGGACAACCTGGCTTACTGGTGCCATGTGCTCGCGTCGCCGGTGGTGGCCATTGCCGGCATGGACGAAGCGCGCAGCCACGAAGCGGTGCGCTGCGGCGCAGCCGGTGTGGCGGTGCTGCGTGGCGTCACCCAGGCCACCGACCCGGAGGCCGCGATCGCCGGGCTGCAGCAGGCCATCGCTTCGGCCGCGGCGCAGCCGCCCTGGCCGGTGCCGGCGCTGCCTCGCAGCACCTTGCCGGGGCCGGTGGCGGCCGGGGCGCCGGGCCCGATACACTGA
- the thiC gene encoding phosphomethylpyrimidine synthase ThiC, with protein MNAPDKLTQLLALTREPFPASRKVYVAGERHPQLRVPMREVTLTNGEVISLYDTSGPYTDPEAQIDVRRGLPALRAEWIAARGDTESYEGRVRQALDDGGKHEQRDGERLEQLRQEAAALQRQPRRARSGGNVTQMHYARRGIVTPEMEYVAIRENQKRRDREDWAAPYLADAEREQRLRGNPMGATIPGFITPEFVRDEVARGRAIIPANINHPEVEPMAIGRNFLVKINANIGNSAVTSSIEEEVEKLVWAIRWGADNVMDLSTGRNIHTTRDWILRNSPVPIGTVPIYQALEKVGGVAEDLSWEVFRDTLIEQAEQGVDYFTIHAGVRLPFIPMTARRRTGIVSRGGSIMAKWCIAHHRESFLYTHFEEICEIMKAYDVSFSLGDGLRPGSAADANDEAQFAELRTLGELTQLAWKHDVQTMIEGPGHVPMHMIQANMQEQLKHCHEAPFYTLGPLTIDIAPGYDHIASAIGAAMIGWFGTAMLCYVTPKEHLGLPDRDDVKQGIIAYKIAAHAADVAKGHPAARARDDALSNARFEFRWHDQFNLSLDPDTARDFHDETLPKESSKVAHFCSMCGPKFCSMKITQEVRDFAARQGLSEERALAEGLQAKSEEFKRGGGEIYIPIQPQQS; from the coding sequence ATGAACGCCCCCGACAAACTCACCCAGCTGCTGGCACTGACCCGCGAGCCGTTTCCTGCTTCCCGCAAGGTCTATGTTGCTGGCGAGCGGCATCCGCAGCTGCGGGTGCCGATGCGTGAGGTGACGCTGACCAACGGCGAGGTGATCTCGCTCTACGACACCTCCGGCCCCTACACCGACCCCGAGGCGCAGATCGACGTGCGGCGCGGCCTGCCGGCGCTGCGGGCCGAATGGATCGCCGCCCGCGGCGACACCGAGTCCTACGAGGGCCGTGTTCGCCAGGCGCTGGACGATGGTGGCAAGCATGAGCAGCGCGATGGCGAGCGGCTGGAGCAGCTGCGCCAGGAAGCGGCCGCACTGCAACGCCAGCCGCGTCGGGCACGCAGCGGCGGCAATGTCACCCAGATGCACTATGCGCGGCGCGGCATCGTCACACCCGAGATGGAATACGTCGCCATCCGCGAGAACCAGAAGCGCCGCGACCGCGAGGACTGGGCCGCCCCCTACCTGGCCGACGCCGAGCGTGAGCAGCGCCTGCGCGGCAACCCGATGGGCGCCACCATTCCCGGCTTCATCACGCCCGAGTTCGTGCGCGACGAGGTGGCCCGCGGGCGCGCCATCATCCCGGCCAACATCAACCACCCGGAGGTCGAGCCGATGGCGATCGGCCGCAACTTCCTGGTCAAGATCAACGCCAACATCGGCAACTCCGCCGTCACCTCCAGCATCGAGGAAGAGGTCGAGAAGCTGGTGTGGGCCATCCGCTGGGGGGCCGACAACGTGATGGACCTCTCCACCGGCCGCAACATCCACACCACCCGCGACTGGATCCTGCGCAACTCGCCGGTGCCCATCGGCACCGTGCCGATCTACCAGGCGCTGGAGAAGGTGGGCGGCGTGGCGGAGGACCTCAGCTGGGAGGTCTTCCGCGACACGCTGATCGAGCAGGCAGAGCAGGGCGTCGACTACTTCACCATCCATGCGGGCGTGCGGCTGCCCTTCATCCCGATGACGGCGCGCCGGCGCACCGGCATCGTCTCGCGCGGGGGCTCCATCATGGCGAAGTGGTGCATCGCGCACCACCGCGAGAGCTTCCTGTACACGCACTTCGAAGAGATCTGCGAGATCATGAAGGCCTACGACGTGAGCTTCTCGCTCGGTGACGGCCTGCGCCCCGGCTCGGCCGCCGATGCGAACGACGAAGCCCAGTTCGCCGAGCTGCGCACGCTCGGCGAGCTGACGCAGCTGGCCTGGAAGCACGACGTGCAGACCATGATCGAAGGCCCCGGCCACGTGCCGATGCACATGATCCAGGCCAACATGCAGGAGCAGCTCAAGCACTGCCACGAGGCGCCGTTCTACACGCTCGGCCCGCTGACCATCGACATCGCGCCGGGCTACGACCACATCGCCAGTGCCATTGGCGCGGCCATGATCGGCTGGTTCGGCACCGCCATGCTGTGCTACGTGACACCCAAGGAACACCTCGGCCTGCCCGACCGCGACGATGTGAAGCAGGGCATCATCGCCTACAAGATTGCCGCCCATGCGGCAGACGTTGCCAAGGGCCACCCAGCCGCCCGGGCACGCGACGATGCGCTGTCGAACGCGCGCTTCGAGTTCCGCTGGCACGACCAGTTCAACCTCTCGCTCGACCCGGACACCGCGCGCGATTTCCATGACGAGACGCTGCCCAAGGAGTCGAGCAAGGTGGCGCACTTCTGCTCGATGTGCGGCCCCAAGTTCTGCTCGATGAAGATCACCCAGGAAGTGCGCGACTTCGCTGCCCGCCAGGGCCTGAGCGAAGAGCGCGCGCTGGCCGAGGGGTTGCAGGCCAAGTCCGAGGAGTTCAAGCGCGGCGGCGGCGAGATCTACATCCCGATCCAGCCACAACAATCCTGA
- a CDS encoding sensor histidine kinase: protein MFTLHRASFRQLLLVAFLLIAALLGGASLRGLFTLERLMGQARAGAERAVQISAEAQALADRSVTMERAARQYVVLDDLALRQRFEEAAAEAEAVLTRLVANRLPPPQASEWRQRLDAIREQMRGPRATARQRELTLSLAFRELADLNTAIAEQMRRANEARNSELQEELEASRLDLARQVLGAIVAAVLLALGFGLWLARPMKRLERAIIGLGENRLDQPIEIRGPADVRDVGRRLDWLRLRLAELDADKARFLRHVSHELKTPLAALREGVALLEDGVAGALTDNQREIARILQHNTVVLQRQIEDLLRFNAAAFEARRLVRRRTELSELLRRLVEEQKLQWQAKQLTVAIDGGPLYAEVDQDKLGTALGNLLSNAIRFSPHGATIRFLLVRRTDRACIDVMDQGPGVAAADRARVFEPFYRGERQPEGASRGTGVGLSIVQEYVAAHGGSVELLPNAPGAHFRIELPHAS from the coding sequence ATGTTCACCTTGCACCGCGCCTCCTTTCGCCAGCTGCTGCTGGTCGCCTTCCTGCTGATCGCCGCTCTGCTGGGCGGCGCGTCGCTGCGCGGGCTGTTCACGCTGGAGCGGCTGATGGGCCAGGCGCGCGCCGGGGCCGAGCGGGCGGTGCAGATCAGCGCGGAAGCTCAAGCGCTGGCCGACCGCAGCGTCACGATGGAGCGGGCCGCGCGCCAGTACGTGGTGCTCGACGACCTGGCACTGCGCCAGCGCTTCGAGGAAGCGGCGGCCGAAGCCGAGGCGGTGCTGACCCGGCTGGTCGCCAACCGCCTGCCGCCGCCACAGGCCAGCGAGTGGCGCCAGCGGCTGGACGCCATCCGGGAACAGATGCGCGGGCCGCGCGCCACCGCCCGCCAGCGCGAACTCACCCTGAGCCTGGCCTTTCGCGAGCTGGCCGACCTCAACACCGCCATCGCCGAGCAGATGCGCCGTGCCAACGAGGCCCGCAACAGCGAACTGCAGGAAGAGCTGGAGGCCAGCCGGCTGGACCTGGCCCGCCAGGTGCTCGGCGCCATCGTCGCCGCCGTGTTGCTGGCCTTGGGCTTCGGTCTCTGGCTGGCGCGGCCGATGAAGCGGCTGGAGCGCGCCATCATCGGCCTGGGCGAGAACCGGCTCGACCAGCCCATTGAAATCCGCGGCCCGGCCGACGTGCGTGACGTGGGCCGCCGCCTCGACTGGCTGCGCCTGCGCCTGGCCGAGCTGGACGCCGACAAGGCGCGCTTCCTGCGCCACGTCTCGCATGAGCTGAAGACCCCGCTGGCCGCGCTGCGCGAGGGCGTGGCCCTGCTGGAAGACGGCGTGGCCGGTGCGCTGACCGACAACCAGCGCGAGATCGCCCGCATCCTGCAGCACAACACGGTGGTGCTGCAGCGCCAGATCGAAGACCTGCTGCGCTTCAACGCTGCCGCCTTCGAAGCCCGCCGCCTGGTGCGCCGGCGCACCGAGCTGAGCGAGCTGCTGCGCCGGCTGGTCGAGGAACAAAAGCTCCAGTGGCAGGCCAAGCAGCTGACGGTGGCCATCGACGGCGGCCCCTTGTATGCCGAGGTCGACCAGGACAAGCTTGGCACCGCGCTGGGCAACCTCTTGTCCAACGCCATCCGCTTCAGCCCGCACGGCGCTACCATTCGCTTCCTGCTCGTGCGCCGCACCGACCGGGCCTGCATCGACGTGATGGACCAGGGGCCCGGTGTCGCTGCGGCCGACCGGGCCCGCGTCTTCGAGCCCTTCTACCGCGGCGAGCGGCAGCCGGAGGGCGCCAGCCGCGGCACCGGTGTCGGCCTGTCCATCGTGCAGGAGTACGTGGCGGCCCACGGCGGCAGCGTCGAGTTGCTGCCCAATGCGCCCGGCGCTCATTTCCGTATCGAATTGCCCCATGCCAGCTGA
- a CDS encoding FAD-dependent oxidoreductase has product MFPLHKHGKAPRGAAHAGIAGAGLLGRLLAWSLAGAGWRVTVFDPADGPQARGAAGWTAAGMLSPFAELECADARVAALGLRSLQLWRDIVARLPGEVDFHHRGSLLLAHGPDAGAAQRLIDVLRAKSPVAAHPRVLTPPELRSLEPAIHGPAHAWLLEGEGQIHTVQAMQALAAGATQRGVAWRWGQAVRELAPGRLVCEDGEHRFDWVFDVRGVGARPQLPVRGVRGELFWLHAPGLVLGRPVRLLHPRWRVYLVPRPGDLLVVGASEIESEDRSPVSVRSTLGLLSAAHSVLPELAEARVVHSEANLRPALPDNLPALETQAGLTRINGLFRHGWLIAPALVEQALAGVELAQPEEQVP; this is encoded by the coding sequence ATGTTCCCGCTCCACAAGCACGGCAAGGCGCCACGCGGCGCCGCCCATGCCGGCATTGCAGGCGCCGGCCTGCTGGGCCGGCTGCTGGCCTGGTCGCTGGCTGGTGCCGGCTGGCGAGTCACCGTGTTCGACCCGGCCGACGGCCCGCAGGCCCGCGGCGCCGCTGGCTGGACGGCGGCCGGCATGCTGAGTCCCTTTGCCGAACTGGAATGCGCCGATGCCCGGGTGGCAGCGCTCGGGCTGCGTTCGCTGCAGCTATGGCGCGACATCGTCGCCCGCCTGCCCGGCGAGGTGGACTTCCACCATCGCGGCAGCCTGCTGCTCGCGCACGGGCCGGACGCGGGGGCGGCGCAGCGCCTGATCGACGTGCTGCGCGCCAAGTCGCCGGTGGCGGCCCACCCGCGGGTGCTCACGCCGCCCGAGTTGCGCAGCCTGGAGCCGGCCATCCACGGCCCGGCGCATGCGTGGCTGCTGGAGGGCGAAGGCCAGATCCACACGGTGCAGGCCATGCAGGCCCTGGCCGCCGGCGCCACGCAGCGGGGCGTCGCCTGGCGCTGGGGCCAGGCCGTGCGCGAGCTTGCGCCGGGGCGGCTGGTGTGCGAGGACGGCGAGCACCGCTTCGACTGGGTCTTCGATGTGCGCGGCGTCGGCGCTCGGCCCCAGCTGCCGGTGCGCGGGGTGCGAGGCGAGCTGTTCTGGCTGCATGCGCCTGGCCTGGTGCTGGGCCGGCCGGTGCGGCTGTTGCACCCGCGCTGGCGTGTCTACCTGGTGCCGCGGCCGGGCGACCTGCTGGTGGTCGGCGCCAGCGAGATCGAGTCGGAAGACCGTTCGCCGGTGTCGGTGCGCAGCACGCTGGGCCTGCTGAGCGCGGCCCACAGCGTGCTGCCCGAGCTTGCCGAGGCCCGGGTGGTGCACAGCGAAGCGAACCTGCGGCCGGCGCTGCCCGACAACCTGCCGGCGCTGGAGACACAGGCGGGACTGACCCGCATCAACGGCCTGTTTCGCCATGGCTGGCTGATTGCGCCGGCGCTGGTGGAGCAGGCCCTGGCCGGCGTCGAGCTGGCCCAGCCCGAGGAGCAAGTGCCATGA
- a CDS encoding thiazole synthase: MTSTRDFVLGGLPLQSRFLLGTAGYPSPEVLRQAIAASGSQVVTLGLKRQLAGGSGDNGFIEIIRGCGAHLLPNTAGCRTAREAVTLAHMARELLQTHWIKLEVVGDEHTLQPDPFELVEAAAQLVKDGFEVLPYCTDDLVSCQRLLDVGCRVLMPWGAPIGSAQGLLNPWALRTLRARLPQATLIVDAGIGAPSHAALAMELGFDAVLLNSAVAQAGDPVGMAAAFRLAIEGGHLAHASGLLAPQPMAVASTPVTGRPFEV, encoded by the coding sequence ATGACAAGCACCCGCGACTTCGTCCTCGGTGGCCTGCCCCTGCAGAGCCGCTTCCTGCTCGGCACCGCCGGCTATCCCTCGCCCGAGGTGCTGCGCCAGGCCATTGCCGCTTCGGGCAGCCAGGTCGTCACGCTGGGGCTGAAGCGCCAGCTGGCCGGTGGCAGCGGCGACAACGGCTTCATCGAGATCATCCGCGGCTGCGGTGCCCACCTGCTGCCCAACACCGCTGGCTGCCGCACGGCCCGGGAGGCAGTGACATTGGCCCACATGGCGCGCGAGCTGTTGCAGACCCACTGGATCAAGCTGGAGGTGGTGGGCGACGAGCACACCTTGCAGCCCGATCCCTTCGAGCTGGTGGAGGCGGCTGCCCAGCTGGTCAAGGACGGCTTCGAGGTGCTGCCCTACTGCACCGATGACCTGGTCAGCTGCCAGCGCCTGCTGGACGTGGGGTGCCGGGTGCTGATGCCGTGGGGGGCCCCCATCGGCTCGGCCCAGGGGCTGCTGAATCCCTGGGCATTGCGCACCCTGCGGGCGCGGCTGCCGCAGGCCACGCTGATCGTTGATGCCGGCATCGGCGCGCCTTCGCATGCCGCGCTGGCGATGGAACTGGGTTTCGACGCCGTGCTGTTGAACTCCGCGGTGGCCCAGGCGGGCGACCCGGTCGGCATGGCGGCCGCCTTCCGGCTGGCGATCGAGGGCGGGCATCTGGCGCATGCCAGCGGCCTGCTGGCGCCGCAGCCGATGGCGGTTGCTTCGACGCCCGTCACCGGCCGGCCGTTCGAGGTCTGA
- the bioB gene encoding biotin synthase BioB, which yields MTNAIAQPVQVIRRPAECSATEGRWPLEAVEALFARPFNDLLFEAQRVHRDHFQPNEVQLSTLLSIKTGGCPEDCAYCPQSVHYDTGVEAGKLMDSAEVLAAVTAAREQGATRFCMGAAWRAPKDRDVEKVAELVRVVKEAGLEACCTLGMLSDGQAQTLKEAGLDYYNHNLDTAPEAYGRIISTRDYQDRLDTLERVRSAGMHVCSGGIVGMGESRRERAGLIAQLANMDPYPESVPINHLVQVEGTPLHGLEPLDPLEFVRTIAVARITMPTARVRLSAGRQQMSDAVQALCFMAGANSIFYGEKLLTTGNPDWERDQALFAKLGLQAG from the coding sequence ATGACCAACGCCATTGCCCAGCCTGTCCAGGTGATCCGCCGTCCTGCAGAGTGCTCTGCCACCGAAGGACGCTGGCCTCTCGAAGCGGTCGAGGCCTTGTTCGCACGGCCGTTCAACGACCTGTTGTTCGAGGCCCAGCGCGTGCACCGGGACCACTTCCAGCCCAACGAGGTGCAGCTCTCCACCCTGTTGTCGATCAAGACCGGCGGCTGCCCCGAGGACTGCGCCTACTGCCCGCAGTCGGTCCACTACGACACTGGCGTGGAGGCCGGCAAGCTGATGGACAGCGCGGAAGTGCTTGCGGCCGTCACCGCCGCCCGAGAGCAGGGCGCCACCCGCTTCTGCATGGGTGCCGCCTGGCGTGCACCGAAGGACCGCGACGTCGAGAAGGTGGCCGAGCTGGTGCGTGTGGTGAAGGAGGCCGGCCTGGAAGCCTGCTGCACCCTGGGCATGCTCAGCGACGGGCAGGCCCAGACGCTGAAGGAGGCCGGCCTGGACTACTACAACCACAACCTTGACACCGCGCCCGAGGCCTACGGCCGCATCATCTCGACGCGCGACTACCAGGACCGGCTGGACACGCTGGAGCGCGTGCGCTCGGCCGGCATGCACGTCTGCAGCGGCGGCATCGTCGGCATGGGCGAGTCCCGCCGCGAGCGCGCCGGCCTGATTGCGCAACTGGCCAACATGGACCCCTACCCGGAGTCGGTGCCCATCAACCACCTGGTGCAGGTGGAAGGCACGCCCCTGCACGGCCTGGAGCCGCTGGACCCGCTGGAATTCGTCCGCACCATTGCCGTCGCGCGGATCACGATGCCGACGGCACGGGTGCGCCTGTCGGCCGGCCGCCAGCAGATGAGCGACGCCGTGCAAGCCCTGTGCTTCATGGCCGGCGCCAACTCCATCTTCTATGGCGAGAAGCTGCTGACCACCGGCAACCCGGACTGGGAACGCGACCAGGCCTTGTTTGCCAAGCTGGGGCTGCAGGCCGGCTGA